The following is a genomic window from Mus pahari chromosome 1, PAHARI_EIJ_v1.1, whole genome shotgun sequence.
actacacagagaaaatgccCAGTCCCTGGGCAGAGTTCTCATCCCATACAGCTGCCACAGCACTGTTAGGGGCCTCAGACCTCAAGAGTTCTGTGCCAAcaagacgccccccccccccaaaaaaaaaaaaacaaaaccaaaaacaatggTATTAGGACAGTCTGTTTGTCTCACAAGCCCTGGTGGAATGGCGAATCTCTGCCCTTACCTTATACTCAATGAGGCCCAGTCCCTGCCAAGCAGGGCCCAGTTCCAGGAGCCTCAAGGCTACATGTTGGGCCTGTTCTAGGCAGAGAGAAGGCTGGGTTGGGCAGTGGCCAGAGTCCTGTTGAAGGAGTTGGCCTTGGGCTCACTGCTGTAGTGTCTGAGAGCTCAGATTCTCTGTTActcagagggaaactgaggctcagaggttCTTTGGTGAACTTCTCAGGGGCTTGAGGACGAGAGAGGGGCAATCCCCAACATTTCCTCTCAGTTATTCCAAGACCCAGTCTCACTGGCCTTGTGTTCTTCTAATGCAGGCTTGGCGGAGCCCCTCCTCCTCACTTCCCGACGGTTATCAGTCagcccagcccccctcccccaacccgcCAAGCCACCGCTGCTCTGAGGCTGCTGGCTCAGAGCCCCAGATTTTGCTGAGCAAGCAAAGCCAGAGGTGCTGTCTCTGCACAAACGGCCACTGGCCagaccttcctctctcccttctccagggTCTGCTTTCTAGGGGGTGTTGTAGCTCCGAGGTGGGAGTTGGTTAAGGACACAACCCCCCCAGTCCTTCTAGGGGCTTCAGCTTCAGCAAGGGGAGGGCCCTGAGGCTTCCAGAAGAGGCCACGTTTGTCTTTGGTCGCACAGAAGGCCAGGGAGAGCTGGATTTTGCTCCTCACTCAAAAAATCCAGGGGTGGCAGGAAGTGGGTCTATTATGCCTGGACTATTTGTAGACTCTTCCTGCCTGCTGAGGCCTGGTGCTTCCTCTCTCGTTCCCCTTTGTGGACTTCTATCATATTGATATTCCCACTAATGATACCATGGCATTGATAACGTTCGCTCTGCTTTAACTGTGTTGATCCAAACCCATTTAACTGCCTCTGCTGTGCTAAGGGTTTCTGCCCATCCCTTTCAACTCTTGGAAGTGACAAACATTGGGACAATCCTATCTATGGTGTAAGGATTGatacatttatattcatttgTCAGCTCAACAAATATGAATTGAGTTTGCACCTTGTGGTGGTCGCCTGCTGCGTACCAAGCACTGCCCATTGCTCTAGGTTGGGGATGGTGGGTGACAAAGGTGCATGAGTCCTGCCTCATCCCCTAAAAAAGTTCCTGCTTGGTCATTCTGCCCTTGTGACAGGCCAGTTACAGCTCATAGTGGCTCTattttacagacagacagactgaggcTTATGTGACGGGCATGTTGCCTAGGGTtggtccctgggctcagttctgaaggtcttgagtccCCATCCTGTATGTGCTCATGCCCTTGTTTGCCTTGCAGCCCACCCCAACGAGACGAGGGCCTCCCTGTGGGCCTCTCCGCTATCCCAGTCCCCTGGGAAAACCTGGGTCCCAGCAAAGGTAACAGGGAGTCCTCAGGAGGCCTGGTAGAAACCTCCACTTCCTGGGAGGAGGCCCCGGGTGAGGAACACCCGGCAGCTGCTCCGCTGGATGTGTCACGCCTGCGCAGCTCCTCCATGGAGATCCGAGAGAAGGGCTCCGAGTTCCTAAAGGAGGAGCTATACAAAGCCCAGAAGGTGGGTGCTCCAGGATAGGGTTGGGGGCTGACGAAGAGCCAGCTGCACTGAGTGAGCCCAGATagctgtggaaggaaggaagggagaggaaaaatcACTTGTCAAAGCCACATGCCAGGCCAGGGCTGGAGTCCTGGGAACTCAAAGGAAAAGGCTGGTTCAACCTAGGGCTTCAAGCATGCTAGGCACGCACTCCATCACCGAAGTCTCAGAAGTCTAAAATGACTTTCACACATCCAGGCTTACCCGGAAATCTGCTTCCGGCTGCTTCCGGCTGGGATGGGCTGTCAGGCTAGGCTTTTAACCGTGCATGGGCTAGAGTACCACTGAATGTCAGATACCTGGTGACAGACCCAGAACTGGTGGCTGGGGAAACAGAGACTGGCTAGGGCAGGCTAACAGCCTCCTGCctgcacccaggagctgaagCTAAAGGATGAAGAGTGTGAACGGCTTTGCAAAGTGCGTGcacagctggagcaggagctcGAGGAGCTGACAGCCAGCCTGTTTGAGGTATGCTGGGGCAGCCTGGGAACGGGTGACCCATGTGTCCGGGGTCTTGTGACCCGCTCATGCAGAGGTGCTGCTCTTCTAGGAAGCTCACAAGATGGTTCGGGAAGCCAACGTGAAGCAGGCGACATCAGAAAAGCAGTTGAAGGAGGCTTGGGGCAAGGTGAGACCCATCCCTGTGTACCTAGGCCAGGGCATGGCTCCTGGCATAACCCGTGCTAGGAGGTACTACCAGCAGCTAGCAAGGGCATGCAACAGACTTACCAGACATCAGGAAGAGGAGAACCCAGGTCTGGGACAGGTAGCGTGGGTCTGAAATTAAGTAGCCCATGCACCAGACTCCATCAGTGCTCTTGTGGCACTACGGAGACTTTTCTTGGGTCCTCTGGATCCAGGAGGACCCGGTGGTTATTATAgcttctcctcctgcctccaaagcAGAAATGTCGGCCGTGGCGGTAGAGCACAGGCAGGGAGTTTCCTCTCTGGAGCGTCTGCCACTCAGTAAACATGAAGCTGGGGCTGCTTTTCTTGGCTTCTGGGGACCCATGAATACTTAGTGGGAACCCTAGGAAGTTCCCAGATGCCTGCCTCCCGCAGTGTCTCACAATGTGACCTGAGGCAGGCCATGTCTCCTGTCAGCCTTGGGTTCCCTATCTCTAGAATAGATGTCTTAGAGGTGGTTCCAAGGGTAAGGAGACAGGTTAGGTGCTGCTGGGGATGCTTGGCTGCCAGGCTGTGGTAGCCATGGTGACATTGACCCCATGTTGGGGTTGATGGTCATCTTGTCTGGGACAGATCGACATGCTACAGGCAGAGGTGACGGCCTTGAAGACACTGGTCATCACATCCACACCAGCCTCTCCCAACCGTGAGCTCCACCCACAGCTGCTGAGCCCCACCAAGGCTGGACCCCGAAAGGGCCACTCACGCCAAAAGAGCACCAGCAGCTCCCTCTGCCCCGTTGTGTGCCCCACTGCAGGGCACATCCCCACCCCTGACAAAGAAGGCAAGGAGGTGAGGCACAGGCCACAGTGGGCTCACCATCGGGAGGGTTGATCCTGTTAAACCAGCCAAGTCAGCATCGTGAAAAAGCTACCCTGACCCCTCCTGTGGAGCCTAccacccctttctctcctctctgggcctcagggTTCCCTTGAACCACGCAGGCTGGGCAGGCTGACACCAAGCAGGAGGAGATAATCTTTGAACTTGAGGCTGTTAGAACCTGAAGGCCCCCTCTCAGGACACCTCTTCAGAGGTGCACTTTCTGTGTTAAGAGTGATAGGTGCCACTGGACCTCTAGAGAGGGGCCACCTGGTGTTTTGTGactacagtcttttttttttttttttaaggtttatttatttatttatttatttatttatttatttattagcgatttatttaatgtatatgagtacactgtagctgtcttcagacacaccagaagagggcatcagatcctattacagatggtcgtgagtcaccatgtggttgccgggaattaaactcatgacctctggaagagcagtcagtgctcttagccactgagccatctcactagcccgtGACTACAGTCTTAAGGTCTAAGACCACACTGTGACACCTGTGTATTCTAGCCTCCTTGGCTGCGATGCTGAAGCAGCTATGGCCTTAGACAAATgtctctctcctgcctcaacaggaaacagagggagggaggcttggTCCAGGCTGGACTGACATGACCATAGGCCATTGGGTAGAATTTCCATCACTTCACACGCCACATACCATGCCCCCCTTAGGGTGAGGAGTTGTGTAGACACTAAAAAGCCAGCCTTTTTAGTATCAGAGGATCACCGGGGAGACGTGGGGTGAGATTCAGCTTCCTGGACTCAAGCCCATCCTAGCTCAGAACTTTCTTCATCTGTCTCCTGAGCTTCTAGGAGGGAAGTGCAAGCAAGTCCTTTCAGTCCCCTTCTGAGCACCGAGCTTCCCACTGGACACTgacctctcctccttcctcctgtctgtccgtctctgtctgtctgtcgtctgtccatctgtccacccatccCCTGGCCCAGCCTGGGCTGCCCCCTCTACTCTCCCTGCTCCTGTGCGTGATCCCCAGCAAGGCCATCCACCTCACCTACGAGCCGACCTGGCAGCTCCCATCTGGGGAGCCGCCCACAGCCCCCAACTCCGatacctctctctccttttcccgaCAGGTAATGGCTCCTTTAAGggccacactctctctctctctctctctcccctctgggCTTCACTTACTGTGCATGCAGCCCAGGGCAGGCCATTGTTGCCCCTTCCAGTGGGCAGCAGGGGAACCTGTGAAATGTTCGTTCTCTCCTGTGTGCATGTTACCTATATGTGCATCCTGGACATAGAGGGAGACTTGCGGGTTCCTATGGGGACCCACAGGTTCTCACAGGCTTGCTCTTGATGTTTCTTCCAAAAGGAGTCAGTAGCAGCATTCAGGCCAAGGCCTTGGATCCGAGTCTGTGAAATTGCAGTGCCAAGAAACTTAATGTGCACCCAGACACAAACTGTGTTGTTCTGAATTCTTTGGTGCAAAGGGCAGACAGGACCTCTTCTTTGCCTGGACTCTGCTCCCCTGCATGGCTGCTGAGGACAGGCCCGATGGTCCATTGAGCCCTCCTGCATCTCCCTGCTCTTCTCTCCAtcagctctgctttctctggTGTGCTCACCCTCATTCCCTGACTGCCCCCACttggctctcctctcctccaggTAGATACGACACTGTTTGCAGAGTTCCAGGCTTGGAGGGCCTCGCCTACCCTGGATAAGAACTGCCCCTTCCTAGAAAGGGTGTACCGGGAGGACGTGGGCCCTTGCCTTGACTTCACAGTACAGGAGGTGAGGCGGGCTGAGAGTGGCTAGCTGGGGACCCAGCCCGGTAGTTCCCTGTCACCCAGCATCTCACTGTGCTTCCCTGATTTGTCACAGCTCTCGGCTCTGGTTCGGACTGCTGTGGAGGACAACACACTCACCATTGAGCCCGTGGCTTCACAGACACTGCCCGCTGTGAAGGTGCCCACTGTTGAGTGTAACAACACCAAGTAAGCTTAGTGCCCTGGGTCCCTTCCTGCCCACATGGGAACATCCAGCATGGAGCCTTGGGCAGCTCCCTGGGGGGACTTGGGTATGAGCCTGAGTCTTGGGCCTCCTAGATGGATATAGAGCCTCAGGGTGGGTAGGGGCTGTAACATTCAGGGTAACTGTCTCCCAGGGTTCGTGAGCTAACCCAGGGACTCCCAAGAGATGGACATGGGTCTGGGGATAGAGCTTAGTAAAGCCCTTGACTAGCATGTCCAAAGCCATGGAATCTGTCCCCAGCACCACGTAAAACCaagtatggtggcatacacctgtgatgccagcacttgggaggcagaggcaggaagatcagaagttgaaggtcattcttggttacatagcaaattcaagaaAAGCCTGGCCTACATAAAATCCTgcttaaaaagtcaaaatagagCCAGGCggagtggcacacgcctttaatcccagcactcggggaggcacaggcaggcggatttctgagtttgaggccagcctagtctacaaagtgagttccaggacagccagagatatacagagaaaccctgtcacaaaaacccccaaaaaataaaaaaataaaaataatgaactaCAAGGGAGGAACAGTCATCACTGTCCCCATGTAAGAGCAGGAgttatctttgacaaagattcCTGCTGCTAGCTGGGGTCTTTTCTAGCTGTAGCTAGTCATCCTTGCTCCGTCTCTCCTCTTCTGTCCCAGAGAGATACTGGGCTCTGATTGGCAAATATGTGATTGCTAGTGGCTGGCTCTATCTCCTGCAGATAAATAACAGCCCTGCCGTCTTATCCCACATACCGCTCAGCCAGCCCTAAGCAGAGGTAGCAGCAGAACTAAGAAGTTAAGGTGGACTGAAGACCGGGCAGGTTTTCCCCTTTGGCATTCCAGAGCTTGTTCAGTGGGGGCTGGTTCCACAAAGGAAGCCTGGCCACACAGGGAACATTCGAGCCAGCTTTATAGGCAGAGGGAAAAGAATGAGTGAAGACCTGGGAAGCTGGAGTTTGCAACACTTGAGAGTCAGGACATAGCCATGGAGCAGGGATCTGGGGTTGAGTCTGGAGAGGGTAGCTTGAGGCCGGAGTATAAAGAACCTCTGCAAGGTAGGGCACCAACTTACTAAGATGGTATGTTAGGGGGCACCAGCAGATGTCTCCTTAAAAGAGAGTTCTCTCATCCATTCGACCTCTCAGTCAAGGAAGAGACAACAAACACTATTAATTGTTCCTTGACTTGGGATTCTGTAACTACATCCCAGGTGATCTGGAAGCCACAGGGAAAGATGATGGGTTCAATGTGGCCTTTGGAGAAGCTCCTGCTATAAtgtagagaagaaagaaggagtgaggggaaaagagagagtggTTGGAAAGAGCAGAGGAAATCCAAGCAAAAGGGATGAGTGGTCTGGGGACATGGTGACCAAGTACGGGTGTAGGGGTGGGAGCCAGGAGAGTTCATCATGGAGGTGGGGCCTGTGGAGGAGCAAGATTTGGGAGCAGGAGTCTGGAAGATGGGCTCTCAGGAACACTGAAGCCTAATACATGGGTAGCTAGCTGAAGGTGCTAAGTGGGTTTCCTCGGCCTGACTGCGGGGAGAGGTGATGACATGGGGAAAGGGATTCTTGTGAGGCTTGGTGAGCAGGGGACAACACAGGGCTAGATGAAAAAGTCTACTGTGGGGATGTGAGAGGCAGTCAGACCAGAATCAGTTAGAGAGAGAGGTGATTGGGCATAAAGACCCCCGTGGGGGGGGCGGGTTTCGAGGCTGTGGAGGGTGAGGCTCTCACACCTGGCATGAGGTTGACCAAGCTCCCCTGCCTATCTGGGGAAAGGGACGGGGTCTGggcatggctccagctgcatttgagGTTTATCCTGAAGACTTTTGCCCTTCCCCACCTCTTTGAACCTGGGCTCCTTTGGAAGATGGGAGCGGGAAggccctcctgcctgcctgctgtgctCGCCCTCCATGCATCCTCTAGCTAGGACACTTTCCCTACACCTGTGACCCTCACTCAGCACCTTACACTTCCTCTGTTCTCCACAGCACATGTGCCCTGAGTGGCCTGGCGCGTACCTGCCACCATCGAATCCGCCTGGGGGACTCTGACAGCCACTATTACATCTCACCGTCCTCCCGGGCCAGGGTGAGTCCACCATCCTTCACCTTTGTGCTGGGCAAAGCTGTGTAGTGGAAGAGACCGGAGCTGAGGAGGGTCTGATGGTTTGGTTTGTGATCCTTGCTTAGAGACACTGAGGTGCTGGCAGAGAACACAGCCCCGGGGAGAAACTCTACCACTCTGTCTGCTGCCAGCTACTGACCAGGCATCTGCGTTGTGccagccctcctccccacaccccagcctTTGGGCCACGCCTGGCTGGTGCTCCTCTCCTTTCTCACACTACCCTGCTTGGACAGCCTTCCCCCAGTTCCAGCTCTCTgcaccctctc
Proteins encoded in this region:
- the Rab3il1 gene encoding guanine nucleotide exchange factor for Rab-3A isoform X1, whose translation is MWSGPPQRDEGLPVGLSAIPVPWENLGPSKGNRESSGGLVETSTSWEEAPGEEHPAAAPLDVSRLRSSSMEIREKGSEFLKEELYKAQKELKLKDEECERLCKVRAQLEQELEELTASLFEEAHKMVREANVKQATSEKQLKEAWGKIDMLQAEVTALKTLVITSTPASPNRELHPQLLSPTKAGPRKGHSRQKSTSSSLCPVVCPTAGHIPTPDKEGKEVDTTLFAEFQAWRASPTLDKNCPFLERVYREDVGPCLDFTVQELSALVRTAVEDNTLTIEPVASQTLPAVKVPTVECNNTNTCALSGLARTCHHRIRLGDSDSHYYISPSSRARITAVCNFFTYIRYIQQGLVRQDAEPMFWEIMRLRKGMSLAKLGFFPQEA
- the Rab3il1 gene encoding guanine nucleotide exchange factor for Rab-3A isoform X2 translates to MWSGPPQRDEGLPVGLSAIPVPWENLGPSKGNRESSGGLVETSTSWEEAPGEEHPAAAPLDVSRLRSSSMEIREKGSEFLKEELYKAQKELKLKDEECERLCKVRAQLEQELEELTASLFEEAHKMVREANVKQATSEKQLKEAWGKVDTTLFAEFQAWRASPTLDKNCPFLERVYREDVGPCLDFTVQELSALVRTAVEDNTLTIEPVASQTLPAVKVPTVECNNTNTCALSGLARTCHHRIRLGDSDSHYYISPSSRARITAVCNFFTYIRYIQQGLVRQDAEPMFWEIMRLRKGMSLAKLGFFPQEA